A genome region from Mercenaria mercenaria strain notata chromosome 11, MADL_Memer_1, whole genome shotgun sequence includes the following:
- the LOC123559438 gene encoding uncharacterized protein LOC123559438: MNLNNFRIDGMPKQLNFLIDENETIGKDGTSTHGPNAVISMIDYAMNSYSTGETKCAIHADNCPGQNKNQYVIGYFMWRVMTGRHQEIEYHMQIPGHAHGLVDSGFASLKKLYRRTDCDSLVQLQHVVDMSSATNEAVRYPAWQWRDWKSFLGPVIKPMRGIRKYQYFKMSSDKPGVVTVKENRDTDETTVNVLRSQDRVFPADDLPTVIPAHGLTRERQDYLYKAVRPYVRPMHQDSTCPAPSDQ; the protein is encoded by the exons atgaatttaaataattttcggATCGATGGAATGCCTAAACAGTTGAACTTTCTAATAGATGAAAACGAAACTATTGGGAAAGATGGAACGTCAACACATGGGCCGAATGCAGTTATATCCATGATAGATTATGCCATGAATTCGTACAGTACTGGGGAAACAAAGTGTGCCATACATGCTGATAATTGTCCAG GCCAGAACAAGAATCAGTATGTGATTGGATATTTCATGTGGCGTGTCATGACAGGAAGACACCAGGAGATCGAATACCATATGCAGATTCCTGGCCATGCACACGGCCTTGTTGACAGTGGATTTGCTTCTTTAAAGAAGCTTTACCGGCGCACCGATTGTGATTCCCTTGTTCAGTTGCAACACGTTGTTGATATGTCGTCTGCTACAAATGAAGCTGTTCGATATCCTGCTTGGCAATGGCGTGACTGGAAATCGTTCTTGGGACCTGTTATTAAACCAATGCGTGGGATAAG gaAGTACCAGTACTTCAAGATGTCTTCTGACAAACCTGGTGTAGTAACTGTGAAAGAGAACAGAGACACAGATGAAACGACTGTAAACGTGCTGCGGTCTCAGGATCGTGTATTTCCAGCAGACGACTTACCAACAGTTATCCCTGCCCATGGACTTACACGAGAACGCCAGGATTACCTTTATAAGGCCGTCAGACCTTATGTACGCCCAATGCACCAGGATAGCACGTGCCCAGCGCCTAGTGATCAGTAG